A window of Polaribacter litorisediminis contains these coding sequences:
- the glgB gene encoding 1,4-alpha-glucan branching protein GlgB, whose translation MAQTKVHSLFTEFDINLFKAGKHYRLYEKFGSHIITLDGIKGTYFAVWAPSAKSVAVIGDFNFWLEGEHHLNVRWDGSGIWEGFIPGVEKGAIYKYKIHSSHSNIHTEKSDPFARRCEHPPKTASQVWEDNYQWKDKKWMKNRKKNNALDAPFSVYEVHLGSWKKQTEENRFLSYYELADELVNYVADMNFTHVEFMPIMEYPYDPSWGYQLTGYFAPTSRFGYPDEFKFLVDKFHEKGIGVLLDWVPSHFPSDDHGLGYFDGSHLYEHPDRRKGYHQDWKSLIFNYGRNEIKAFLISNAIFWLDQYHADGLRVDAVASMLFLDYSREEGEWEPNMFGGREYLEAIDFIKEMNTAVYEAFPDVQTIAEESTSFPKVSRPIYDGGLGFGMKWMMGWMHDTLNYFAKEPIYRKHHQNDLTFSLNYAFTENFMLPLSHDEVVYGKKSLIEKMPGDEWQKFGNLRLLYSLMYTHPGTKLIFQGGEFGQTSEWDFNGSLDWHLLQYDVHKGAQALVRDLNNLYKKEPALHQKQFSSEGFEWIDHGDHENSILSYIRKGENPKDNIIVILNLTPIPRENYRVGLPKAGTLKEIFNSDSKKYNGTDHYKNKKLSSNKKRWNHRENSIELNLPPLGMLAFKFK comes from the coding sequence ATGGCACAAACAAAAGTACACAGTCTTTTTACAGAATTTGATATTAATTTATTTAAAGCTGGAAAACATTATCGATTATACGAAAAATTTGGTTCCCACATTATAACGTTAGATGGCATTAAAGGAACCTATTTTGCGGTTTGGGCACCCAGTGCAAAATCCGTTGCTGTTATTGGAGATTTTAATTTTTGGTTAGAAGGAGAACATCACTTAAATGTGCGTTGGGATGGCAGTGGAATTTGGGAAGGATTTATTCCTGGAGTTGAAAAAGGCGCTATTTATAAATATAAAATACACAGTTCTCATAGTAATATTCATACCGAAAAATCAGATCCGTTTGCAAGAAGATGCGAACATCCGCCAAAAACTGCTTCGCAAGTTTGGGAAGATAATTACCAATGGAAAGATAAAAAATGGATGAAAAACAGAAAGAAAAACAATGCACTAGATGCGCCTTTTTCTGTATATGAAGTTCATTTAGGTTCTTGGAAAAAACAAACCGAAGAAAATAGATTTTTAAGCTATTATGAATTAGCAGATGAATTGGTGAACTATGTAGCCGACATGAATTTTACACACGTAGAATTTATGCCCATCATGGAGTATCCCTATGACCCAAGTTGGGGATATCAATTAACAGGATATTTTGCACCAACATCCCGTTTTGGATATCCTGACGAATTTAAATTTTTAGTTGATAAATTTCACGAAAAAGGAATTGGAGTTTTATTAGATTGGGTACCTTCTCATTTCCCGTCAGATGATCATGGATTAGGATATTTTGATGGATCTCATTTATACGAGCATCCTGATAGACGCAAAGGATATCATCAAGACTGGAAAAGTTTAATTTTTAATTACGGCAGAAATGAAATCAAAGCCTTTTTGATTAGTAATGCTATTTTTTGGCTAGATCAATACCATGCAGATGGTTTAAGAGTAGATGCAGTAGCCTCTATGTTATTTTTAGATTACTCTAGAGAGGAAGGAGAATGGGAACCAAATATGTTTGGGGGTAGAGAATATTTAGAAGCTATCGATTTTATAAAAGAAATGAATACAGCCGTATATGAAGCTTTTCCTGATGTGCAAACTATTGCCGAAGAATCTACTTCTTTCCCTAAAGTTTCTAGACCCATTTACGATGGTGGTTTAGGTTTCGGAATGAAATGGATGATGGGCTGGATGCATGACACTTTAAATTATTTTGCCAAGGAACCTATCTATAGAAAACACCATCAAAATGATTTAACATTCAGTTTAAATTATGCTTTTACAGAAAACTTTATGCTTCCTTTATCTCATGATGAAGTTGTATATGGTAAAAAATCTCTCATAGAAAAAATGCCTGGAGATGAATGGCAAAAATTTGGAAACTTAAGGCTATTGTATAGTTTAATGTACACGCATCCAGGAACAAAACTAATATTTCAAGGAGGAGAATTTGGACAAACTTCTGAATGGGATTTTAATGGGAGTTTAGATTGGCATTTATTACAATACGATGTTCATAAAGGCGCACAAGCACTTGTTAGAGATTTAAATAACTTATACAAAAAAGAACCTGCTTTGCATCAAAAACAATTTTCTTCTGAAGGCTTTGAGTGGATAGATCATGGAGATCATGAAAACTCTATTTTATCGTACATTAGAAAAGGAGAAAACCCAAAAGATAATATCATTGTAATTTTAAACCTCACTCCTATTCCTAGAGAAAACTACAGAGTTGGATTGCCAAAAGCAGGGACGTTAAAAGAAATATTTAACAGTGATTCCAAAAAATATAACGGAACAGATCATTATAAAAACAAAAAATTAAGTTCAAATAAAAAAAGATGGAATCATAGAGAAAATTCTATTGAATTAAACCTACCGCCGTTAGGAATGTTAGCTTTTAAATTCAAATAA
- the rplT gene encoding 50S ribosomal protein L20 has translation MPRSVNSVASRKRRKKILKAAKGYFGRRKNVYTVAKNAVEKGMLYAYRDRKNNKRNFRSLWIVRINAAARLHGMSYSQFMGKVKANSIELNRKVLADLAVNNPDAFKAVVEKIK, from the coding sequence ATGCCAAGATCAGTAAATTCAGTAGCCTCAAGAAAAAGAAGAAAAAAAATCTTGAAGGCTGCAAAAGGTTACTTCGGACGTAGAAAAAACGTTTACACAGTAGCAAAAAATGCGGTTGAAAAAGGAATGCTTTATGCATACCGTGACCGTAAAAACAATAAGAGAAACTTCCGTTCTTTATGGATTGTGCGTATTAACGCTGCAGCTCGTTTACACGGAATGTCTTACTCTCAGTTTATGGGTAAAGTAAAAGCCAATAGCATCGAATTAAACCGTAAGGTTTTAGCAGATTTAGCGGTAAACAACCCAGACGCTTTTAAGGCAGTTGTAGAGAAAATTAAATAA
- a CDS encoding glycoside hydrolase family 31 protein, whose amino-acid sequence MIVNTELEQKGNLFPSEIIDYKKDVDTLQFRTKNNVILQVTVVRDSVIRFRYTTSGKFENDFSYGVTIHASRGYKFLNITEDKTYYIIKTSKLICRVEKLSLQVSLYDALDFKLINEDEIGFHWEESYEFGGDIVKMSKVCQKSESFYGLGDKPVEVNLKGKRFENWATDSYAFGKNTDPIYKAIPFYTAIQDNKAYGIFFDNTFKTHFDFAHERRNVTSFWAQGGEMNYYFIYGPEMEDVVRNYTDLTGKPHTLPPLWALGFHQCKWSYYPESNVKEITKTFRNLQIPCDAIYLDIDYMDGFRCFTWDKNYFPDPKRMVKELEDDGFKTVVIIDPGIKIDLEYDVFKEALDKDYFCKRADGPYMKGKVWPGECYFPDYTKPEVREWWSGLFKELIEEIGVKGVWNDMNEPAVMDVPNKSFPDDVRHDYDGNPCSHRKAHNIYGTQMARATYHGLKKYAYPKRPFVITRSAYSGAQRYTSTWMGDNVATWEHLAIANNQAQRMAMSGFSFAGSDIGGFAEQPQGELFARWIQLGVFHAFCRVHSSGDHGNQEPWVFGDEITDIVRKFIEIRYQLLPYLYTAFWHHIEKGTPMLKSLVLYDQEDIHTHYRSDEFIYGEHILVCPILEPNAKGRRMYIPRGNWYNFWTDEVVQGGKEMWVDADLDSMPIFIKEGAVIPKYPVQQYVGEKNFDEVTLDVYYKEGKEKSQLYDDAHDGYDYKKGRYSLRNFKLTGKKDDFILQQYKEGTFNAPYTKFKIVLHNLPFTITAIQIDNVEVEINQSETSKSQSIIVDKEFTELHLFGK is encoded by the coding sequence ATGATTGTTAATACAGAATTAGAACAAAAAGGGAATTTATTTCCCTCAGAGATAATAGACTACAAAAAAGATGTAGACACATTACAATTCAGAACTAAAAACAATGTTATTCTACAAGTTACCGTTGTTAGAGATAGCGTTATTAGATTTAGATATACTACTTCCGGTAAATTTGAAAATGATTTCTCTTATGGAGTTACTATCCATGCCTCAAGAGGTTATAAATTTTTAAATATAACCGAAGATAAAACATACTACATCATAAAAACTTCAAAACTAATTTGTAGAGTAGAGAAATTAAGTTTACAAGTTAGCTTATATGATGCCTTAGATTTTAAATTAATAAATGAAGATGAAATTGGTTTTCATTGGGAGGAAAGTTATGAGTTTGGTGGCGATATTGTAAAGATGAGTAAGGTTTGTCAAAAGTCTGAAAGCTTCTATGGTTTAGGAGACAAACCCGTGGAAGTAAACTTAAAAGGGAAACGTTTTGAAAACTGGGCAACAGATTCTTACGCTTTTGGCAAAAATACCGACCCTATTTACAAAGCTATTCCGTTTTATACCGCAATTCAAGATAATAAAGCCTACGGAATATTTTTTGACAATACGTTTAAAACTCATTTCGATTTTGCACATGAACGAAGAAATGTAACAAGTTTTTGGGCACAAGGTGGTGAAATGAATTATTATTTCATTTATGGCCCAGAAATGGAAGATGTTGTTAGAAATTACACAGATTTAACCGGTAAACCTCATACTTTACCCCCTTTATGGGCTTTAGGATTTCATCAATGTAAATGGAGCTACTACCCAGAAAGTAACGTAAAAGAAATTACAAAGACCTTTAGAAATTTACAAATTCCTTGTGATGCCATTTATTTAGACATTGACTATATGGATGGTTTTCGCTGTTTTACTTGGGATAAGAACTACTTTCCAGATCCTAAAAGAATGGTAAAAGAACTAGAGGATGATGGTTTTAAAACAGTTGTTATCATAGATCCAGGAATCAAAATCGATCTAGAATATGATGTTTTTAAAGAGGCATTAGATAAAGATTATTTCTGTAAGCGTGCAGATGGCCCATATATGAAAGGTAAAGTGTGGCCTGGAGAATGTTATTTTCCAGATTACACAAAACCAGAAGTTAGAGAATGGTGGTCTGGTTTGTTTAAAGAATTAATAGAAGAAATTGGCGTTAAAGGTGTTTGGAATGATATGAACGAACCTGCCGTAATGGATGTTCCCAACAAATCTTTTCCAGATGATGTTAGACATGATTATGATGGTAACCCTTGCTCGCACAGAAAAGCACATAACATTTATGGAACGCAAATGGCGCGTGCAACATATCATGGTTTAAAAAAATATGCGTACCCGAAAAGACCATTTGTAATAACAAGATCTGCCTATTCTGGTGCACAACGTTATACCTCTACTTGGATGGGAGACAATGTTGCTACTTGGGAGCATTTAGCTATTGCAAATAATCAAGCACAAAGAATGGCCATGTCTGGTTTTTCTTTTGCAGGATCTGATATTGGTGGATTTGCAGAACAACCCCAAGGAGAACTTTTTGCACGTTGGATTCAATTAGGAGTTTTTCATGCTTTTTGTAGAGTACATTCTTCTGGAGACCATGGAAATCAAGAACCTTGGGTATTTGGTGATGAAATAACTGATATTGTTCGTAAATTTATTGAAATAAGATATCAATTACTTCCTTATTTATATACTGCATTTTGGCATCATATAGAAAAAGGAACTCCTATGTTAAAATCGTTGGTATTATATGACCAAGAAGATATACATACACATTATAGAAGTGATGAGTTTATATATGGAGAACATATTTTAGTGTGTCCTATTTTAGAACCGAATGCAAAAGGAAGAAGAATGTATATTCCGAGAGGTAATTGGTATAACTTCTGGACAGATGAAGTAGTGCAAGGAGGAAAAGAAATGTGGGTAGATGCAGATTTAGATTCGATGCCAATTTTTATAAAAGAAGGCGCAGTGATACCTAAATATCCTGTTCAACAGTATGTTGGTGAAAAGAATTTTGATGAAGTTACTTTAGATGTTTACTACAAAGAAGGGAAAGAAAAATCTCAATTATATGATGATGCTCATGACGGGTATGATTATAAAAAAGGTAGATATAGTTTACGTAACTTTAAATTAACTGGTAAAAAAGACGATTTTATCTTACAACAGTATAAAGAAGGTACATTTAATGCCCCTTATACTAAATTTAAGATTGTTTTACATAATTTACCTTTTACCATTACTGCTATTCAGATAGACAATGTAGAAGTAGAAATAAATCAATCTGAAACGAGCAAATCTCAATCTATTATTGTTGATAAAGAATTTACAGAGTTGCATTTATTTGGGAAATAA
- a CDS encoding alpha-1,4-glucan--maltose-1-phosphate maltosyltransferase, which translates to MQNQSRIVIENVAPQLNQGTVAIKRVVDEIVNVTADVLVDGHDVLQASLLYKHESEKSWSEKRMYPTSNDGYMASFQTPKQGFYAYKIEGWVDYALNWQHGIGRKIDDYQHVNSELLEGAELLFAIIDNVLPEDKEYLLHLIFIFKNTEKYDEAIKEATSERLTNILKNNPEKFLTQTSQEYPVYVDRKKARFSTWYEFFPRSASEQEGKHGTFNDCHRLLPRVAQMGFDTLYFPPIHPIGEVNRKGKNNTTVAQDGDVGSTWGIGSKYGGHKDIHPELGSLEDFKHLVAKAKELGIEVAMDYALQAAPDHPWVKEHPDWFKWRPDGTVQYAENPPKKYQDILPIYWESKDYKNLWQECLDTLLYWIDCGITVFRVDNPHTKPYYFWGWIIAEVKKQHPDVLFLAEAFTRPKIMQQLAKQGYTQSYTYFTWRDSKHELIEYMNELTQTNQKEYMRPNFWPNTPDINPYHLQGAPESKYLQRYALAATLSSNIGIYGPVFEQMIDTPIAGKEEYYMSEKFQLCHYDWFKENKVTFLISRINQIRKENESFQQTNNIQFLETGNESLIAFYKWNDDRTNETLTVISLDAYHSQAGSVQLPLNNLRIPHGHKVEVVDLITKNSYHWFNEWNYVELHATLPFHIFKINK; encoded by the coding sequence ATGCAAAATCAAAGTAGAATTGTCATAGAAAATGTTGCTCCTCAATTAAATCAGGGAACCGTAGCGATTAAGCGTGTTGTAGATGAAATTGTAAATGTTACTGCAGATGTTTTGGTTGATGGCCATGATGTACTTCAAGCAAGCTTGTTATATAAACACGAATCAGAAAAATCTTGGTCTGAGAAAAGAATGTATCCTACTTCTAATGACGGATACATGGCTAGTTTTCAAACTCCAAAACAGGGCTTTTATGCTTATAAAATAGAAGGCTGGGTAGATTATGCTTTAAACTGGCAACATGGAATTGGACGTAAAATTGATGATTATCAGCATGTAAACTCAGAATTATTAGAAGGAGCAGAACTTTTATTTGCTATTATAGATAACGTTCTTCCAGAAGATAAAGAATATTTATTACACCTTATTTTTATTTTTAAAAATACAGAAAAGTACGATGAAGCTATCAAAGAAGCAACGTCAGAAAGACTTACAAATATTCTTAAAAACAATCCAGAGAAATTCTTAACGCAAACATCTCAAGAATATCCTGTCTATGTAGACAGAAAAAAGGCAAGATTTTCTACTTGGTATGAATTTTTTCCACGTTCAGCATCAGAACAAGAAGGTAAACATGGTACATTTAATGACTGTCATAGGTTGTTACCGAGGGTTGCCCAAATGGGATTTGACACTTTATACTTCCCTCCTATTCATCCTATTGGTGAGGTGAACCGAAAAGGCAAAAACAACACGACGGTAGCGCAAGATGGTGATGTTGGCTCCACTTGGGGAATTGGTTCTAAATATGGAGGTCATAAAGACATACATCCTGAATTAGGTTCTTTAGAAGACTTTAAACATCTAGTTGCCAAGGCAAAAGAATTAGGAATTGAAGTTGCTATGGATTATGCCTTGCAAGCGGCCCCAGATCATCCTTGGGTAAAAGAGCATCCAGATTGGTTTAAATGGAGACCCGATGGAACCGTGCAATACGCAGAAAATCCACCAAAAAAATACCAAGATATTCTACCTATTTACTGGGAATCTAAGGATTATAAAAATCTTTGGCAAGAATGTTTAGACACTTTACTTTATTGGATTGATTGCGGAATTACTGTTTTTAGAGTTGATAATCCACATACAAAACCTTACTATTTTTGGGGCTGGATAATTGCTGAAGTAAAAAAACAACATCCAGATGTGTTATTTTTAGCAGAAGCATTTACAAGACCAAAAATAATGCAACAATTAGCAAAACAGGGATACACGCAATCTTATACTTATTTTACCTGGAGAGACTCAAAACATGAATTAATTGAATACATGAATGAGTTAACTCAAACCAATCAAAAAGAATATATGCGCCCTAATTTCTGGCCAAATACACCAGATATTAATCCATATCACTTGCAAGGTGCTCCAGAAAGCAAATATTTACAGCGATATGCTTTGGCAGCAACCTTAAGTTCTAACATCGGAATTTATGGTCCTGTTTTTGAGCAAATGATCGATACACCTATTGCCGGAAAAGAGGAATACTATATGTCAGAGAAATTCCAATTATGTCATTATGATTGGTTTAAAGAAAACAAAGTTACCTTTCTAATTTCTAGAATAAATCAAATTAGAAAAGAAAATGAATCGTTTCAACAAACCAATAACATTCAATTTTTAGAAACTGGTAATGAATCTTTAATTGCTTTTTATAAATGGAATGACGATAGAACTAATGAAACCTTAACTGTCATAAGTTTAGACGCTTACCACTCGCAGGCTGGTTCTGTTCAATTACCTTTAAACAATTTAAGAATACCTCACGGTCATAAAGTTGAAGTTGTAGACTTGATCACAAAAAACTCTTATCATTGGTTTAATGAATGGAATTATGTAGAGTTACATGCTACTTTACCTTTTCATATTTTTAAAATCAATAAATAA
- a CDS encoding maltokinase N-terminal cap-like domain-containing protein: MPKEPFTNSLSAIFSSKNEWENLIEDKNFVSVFLSEVLEDYIIRQRWYAGKSSKLKYIELSEYFRIQQGNEVYFGLILEVNFEEAFYHHYFLPIAFVSDIHDHKEGRILPLKLKNQNGFIIDAMHLEAFRKVVYNRIIAALPVDKTPVQYHKTEGFDFPAYESSRFMGVEQSNTSIIYNDTFILKFFRRIYADKNPDYEMSRFLSAKKDFKNTPPYMGSMNIIDSDNVHITIGLMQKLVRNNGDAWEYFLKELHVIFKDIAVKNIQFSELPTINLFERRKISELPPEIIDWMGLNLIEKVNLIAQRTAEMHIALGSEFEDTAFTPERFNGDYSVWLKNRLTYQFQNRLNLMENNLHKLEGYSLQLAKEFLDQKNKIRKRLVNFDWTKLKGERIRIHGDYHLGQILVQDDDFCILDFEGEPESTIRDRKVKQPPLKDVAGLFRSFNYAIYSTIFSNEKDALKSKEELFEYGELLYKYMVAIFLETYREVTQKANLHIGYTNERIFLLKYCLLEKAIYELGYELNSRPKWTIIPLKGIVNIMNS; the protein is encoded by the coding sequence ATGCCAAAAGAACCATTTACAAATTCTTTGTCTGCTATCTTTTCCTCCAAAAATGAATGGGAAAACTTGATAGAAGACAAAAATTTTGTTTCCGTTTTTTTATCAGAAGTTTTAGAAGATTATATCATACGTCAGCGCTGGTATGCTGGTAAATCTAGCAAATTAAAATACATCGAATTAAGTGAATATTTTAGAATTCAGCAGGGCAACGAAGTCTATTTTGGTCTTATTTTAGAAGTAAATTTTGAAGAAGCATTTTATCATCATTATTTTTTACCGATAGCCTTTGTTTCTGATATTCATGACCATAAAGAAGGTAGAATTCTTCCTTTAAAGCTTAAAAACCAAAATGGTTTTATTATTGATGCGATGCATTTAGAAGCTTTTAGAAAGGTTGTTTACAATAGAATTATTGCTGCTTTACCTGTTGATAAAACACCTGTTCAATATCATAAAACAGAAGGATTTGATTTTCCTGCTTATGAATCCTCAAGATTTATGGGTGTAGAACAGAGCAACACGTCCATTATTTATAACGATACTTTTATCTTAAAATTCTTTCGAAGAATCTATGCTGATAAAAACCCAGATTATGAAATGAGTCGTTTTTTATCAGCTAAAAAAGATTTTAAAAACACCCCTCCTTATATGGGGAGCATGAATATTATCGACTCTGACAATGTACACATTACCATTGGTTTAATGCAAAAACTAGTTCGTAATAATGGGGATGCTTGGGAGTATTTTTTAAAAGAGCTACATGTAATATTTAAGGATATCGCGGTAAAAAACATTCAGTTTTCTGAATTACCAACCATTAACCTTTTTGAACGGAGAAAAATATCGGAACTTCCTCCTGAAATTATAGATTGGATGGGGTTAAACTTAATTGAAAAAGTGAATCTGATAGCACAAAGAACTGCAGAAATGCACATTGCCCTAGGCTCAGAATTTGAAGATACAGCCTTTACTCCTGAGCGTTTTAATGGTGATTATTCAGTTTGGTTAAAAAACAGATTGACCTATCAATTTCAAAACAGATTAAATTTAATGGAAAATAATCTTCACAAATTAGAAGGATATTCTCTACAATTAGCTAAAGAATTTTTAGACCAAAAAAACAAAATTAGAAAGCGCTTAGTCAATTTTGACTGGACAAAACTAAAAGGAGAACGCATTAGAATTCATGGCGATTATCATTTAGGACAAATTTTAGTGCAAGATGATGATTTTTGTATTCTAGATTTTGAAGGAGAACCAGAAAGCACCATCAGAGATCGCAAAGTAAAACAACCACCATTAAAAGACGTTGCTGGTCTCTTTAGATCTTTTAATTATGCAATCTACTCAACAATTTTTAGCAATGAAAAAGATGCTCTAAAAAGCAAAGAAGAACTTTTTGAATACGGAGAGTTATTGTACAAATATATGGTTGCTATCTTTTTAGAAACCTATAGAGAAGTTACACAAAAAGCCAATTTACACATTGGTTACACGAATGAAAGAATTTTTTTATTAAAATATTGCTTGTTAGAAAAAGCAATTTACGAGTTAGGCTACGAACTCAATTCAAGACCAAAATGGACAATTATTCCGCTAAAAGGTATTGTAAACATCATGAACTCATAA
- a CDS encoding glucose-1-phosphate adenylyltransferase, translated as MINDKVLGIILGGGQGSRLYPLTKDRSKPAVPIAGKYRLVDIPISNCINSDIKRIYVLTQFNSASLNAHIKNTYHFSFFSSAFVDVLAAEQTIHSDKWFQGTADAVRQSMHHFLQNDFEYALILSGDQLYQMDFNDMIEKHRNSGAEISIATYPVNAKDATSFGLLKTNNENIITSFIEKPAPELLPNWTSDVGDEMKSQGRDYLASMGIYIFNRNLLVELMNNPDTNDFGKEIIPQAIDKHKTLSYQYEGYWEDIGSIDSFFEANLGLTDDVPQFNLYDEKGIYTRPRILPTSKISGTILNKAVIGDGCIIQAEKIERAVIGIRSRIGKNSLISNTYIMGNDSYESLAEVDSKGIEIMMGIGKRCYIHNCIVDKNCRIGDDVRINGGSHIDDIETDTYMVKDGIVVIKKDATIAKGTVIG; from the coding sequence ATGATAAATGATAAAGTATTAGGAATTATTTTAGGGGGAGGCCAAGGGTCAAGACTATATCCTTTAACAAAAGATAGATCAAAACCCGCTGTACCTATTGCTGGGAAGTATAGATTGGTAGATATCCCAATTTCTAATTGTATCAATTCTGATATTAAAAGAATATATGTTTTAACACAGTTTAATTCTGCTTCTTTAAATGCACATATTAAAAACACGTATCACTTTAGTTTTTTTAGTTCTGCTTTTGTAGATGTATTAGCGGCAGAACAAACCATACATAGTGATAAATGGTTTCAAGGAACTGCTGATGCTGTAAGGCAAAGTATGCACCATTTTTTACAAAATGATTTTGAATACGCGTTAATACTTTCTGGAGATCAATTGTATCAAATGGACTTTAATGATATGATTGAAAAACACAGAAATAGTGGTGCAGAAATATCTATTGCCACCTATCCTGTAAACGCAAAAGACGCAACTTCCTTTGGTTTGTTAAAAACTAATAATGAAAATATAATTACTTCTTTTATTGAAAAACCAGCTCCTGAACTATTACCAAATTGGACTTCTGATGTGGGCGATGAAATGAAATCTCAAGGCAGAGATTATTTAGCTTCTATGGGGATCTATATTTTTAATAGAAATTTATTAGTTGAGTTGATGAATAATCCTGACACGAATGATTTTGGAAAAGAAATTATACCACAAGCCATCGATAAGCATAAAACATTAAGTTACCAATATGAAGGTTATTGGGAAGATATTGGTAGCATAGATTCTTTTTTCGAAGCTAACTTAGGTTTAACAGATGATGTTCCTCAATTCAATTTATATGATGAAAAAGGAATTTATACTAGACCAAGAATTTTACCTACTTCAAAAATTTCTGGGACAATTTTAAATAAAGCAGTAATTGGTGATGGTTGTATCATTCAAGCAGAAAAAATAGAAAGAGCTGTTATTGGAATCCGTTCTAGAATTGGTAAAAACTCATTAATTTCTAATACCTATATAATGGGTAATGACTCTTATGAGTCTTTAGCAGAAGTTGATAGTAAAGGCATAGAAATTATGATGGGTATTGGTAAAAGATGCTATATTCATAATTGTATCGTTGATAAAAATTGTAGAATTGGAGATGATGTTAGAATTAATGGTGGCTCACATATAGATGATATCGAAACAGATACTTATATGGTTAAAGATGGTATAGTAGTCATTAAAAAAGACGCAACCATAGCCAAAGGAACCGTCATAGGATAA
- the glgA gene encoding glycogen synthase gives MKTLFYTREFPPYVYGGAGVHVEYLATELSKLMDVEVRCFGDQDLKDGSLSVKGFPYDNPAFENADDKLKAIFQTLSTGLQMNADVIDADVIHCHTWYAHFAGIIAKLCYGIPLVITTHSLEPLRPWKREQLGRGYDTSSWIEKTAIEMADALIAVSEETKEDVLKYFNVDESKVKVIYNGINLQQYITTSESDTLETYNIDKTKPYVLFVGRITRQKGIIHLVNAIKYIDPDTQIVLCAGAPDTKEIGLEMQEAVHEVQKTRKNVIWIDKMVTKEEIIQLYSHAAVFCCPSIYEPFGIINIEAMACDTAVVASAVGGIKEVVVHGETGFLIPVEQQDSAPFEPVNPDKFAKDLADGINTLTRDPILRKSMAKKGRKRVEDHFDWIAIAKQVKELYKSLKK, from the coding sequence ATGAAAACCCTTTTTTATACTAGAGAATTTCCTCCCTACGTCTATGGCGGTGCAGGTGTTCATGTAGAATATCTTGCCACTGAGCTCTCTAAATTGATGGACGTTGAAGTTAGATGCTTTGGAGACCAAGACTTAAAAGATGGCAGTTTAAGTGTAAAAGGATTCCCTTATGACAATCCTGCTTTTGAAAATGCTGATGATAAATTAAAGGCTATATTTCAAACTTTAAGCACAGGGCTACAAATGAATGCAGATGTAATTGATGCAGATGTGATTCATTGCCATACTTGGTATGCGCATTTTGCAGGCATCATTGCAAAACTTTGTTACGGAATTCCGCTTGTTATTACCACCCATTCTTTAGAACCTCTTCGACCCTGGAAAAGAGAGCAATTAGGTCGTGGTTATGATACTTCTTCTTGGATTGAAAAAACAGCGATTGAAATGGCAGATGCATTAATAGCCGTATCCGAAGAAACCAAAGAAGATGTTTTAAAGTATTTTAATGTTGATGAAAGTAAAGTTAAAGTTATTTATAACGGCATTAACCTTCAACAATATATAACAACTTCAGAATCGGATACTTTAGAAACCTACAATATTGATAAAACAAAACCGTATGTACTTTTTGTTGGAAGAATAACACGACAAAAAGGAATTATTCATTTAGTAAATGCTATTAAATATATAGATCCAGATACTCAAATAGTATTGTGTGCAGGCGCTCCAGATACAAAAGAAATCGGATTAGAAATGCAAGAGGCGGTTCATGAAGTTCAAAAAACACGTAAAAATGTAATTTGGATTGATAAAATGGTGACCAAAGAAGAAATTATCCAATTATATTCTCATGCAGCTGTATTTTGCTGCCCATCTATTTATGAACCCTTCGGCATCATAAATATTGAAGCTATGGCTTGCGATACAGCAGTTGTGGCGAGTGCCGTTGGCGGCATCAAAGAAGTGGTTGTGCATGGAGAAACTGGTTTTCTAATTCCGGTAGAACAGCAAGATTCAGCTCCTTTTGAACCCGTAAATCCAGATAAATTTGCAAAAGATTTAGCGGATGGTATTAATACCCTGACAAGAGACCCAATATTAAGAAAGTCTATGGCTAAAAAAGGGAGAAAAAGAGTAGAAGATCATTTTGATTGGATCGCAATAGCAAAACAAGTAAAAGAATTATATAAATCATTAAAAAAATAA